A single uncultured Acetobacterium sp. DNA region contains:
- the fdhF gene encoding formate dehydrogenase subunit alpha — translation MKKQVLTTCPYCGAGCQYYLNVEEGKVVNVTPADGRTNEGTMCLKGHYGWDYLNDPQILTKRLTKPQIRKNGVLEEVEWDEVISYTAKRLNEIKAKYGPDAIMGTGCARGSGNEANYVMQKFMRAAIGTNNVDHCARVCHAPSVAGLAYSLGSGAMSLSIPEIEDAKFLLIFGYNPAESHPIVARRIVKAKQNGAKIVVVDPRITESARIADMHLQLKGGSNLALVQAMANVIIAEGLGDRRFIEDHTSGYEEYKKQIEKYTPEYAEPICHIPAETIRQAARAYAKAESAAILWGMGVTQFGQAVDVVKGLASLALLTGNFGGPNMGVGPVRGQNNVQGGCDMGALPNCYPGYQNVVDEEARKKFEKAYGVPLSNKIGIPLTQVPYYVLHEKDEKKKIRAYYIFGEDPGQSDPDLHDMRKALDELEFVVMQDIYMNKTGLHADVILPATAWGEHDGVYTCADRGFQRIRKAVEPKGDVKPDWEIISLVSTAMGYPMSYKNTKEIWDEMRSLSSLFSGVTYEKIEALGSVLWPCTDESMDDKGTMYLHKDGVFAHPDGKGRFFATEWRAPGEVESKDFPYSLSTVREVGHYSVRTMTGNCRTLTSLEDEPGWIQMSPVDCEKLKVKEGELIRVTSKRGTTITRVKPTERVKEGATYMTYQWWVGACNELTVPYLDPVSNTPESKYCAINLEKIEDQSWAETFIRESYEGIRTNMGIDTANEEGRL, via the coding sequence ATGAAAAAACAGGTATTAACCACTTGTCCTTACTGCGGCGCGGGTTGTCAATATTATCTTAATGTTGAAGAGGGTAAAGTTGTAAACGTTACCCCGGCTGATGGTAGAACTAACGAAGGCACGATGTGTCTTAAGGGGCATTACGGTTGGGATTATTTAAATGATCCACAGATTTTAACGAAACGGCTTACCAAACCGCAGATCCGGAAAAATGGCGTATTGGAAGAGGTGGAATGGGATGAAGTCATCAGTTATACGGCAAAACGTTTGAATGAGATTAAGGCTAAATATGGTCCTGACGCCATTATGGGAACTGGGTGCGCCCGTGGTTCAGGTAATGAAGCAAACTATGTAATGCAGAAATTCATGCGTGCTGCGATTGGGACCAATAATGTGGATCACTGTGCCCGTGTTTGTCATGCTCCTTCAGTGGCGGGTTTGGCCTATTCACTGGGAAGCGGTGCGATGTCGCTGAGCATCCCGGAAATTGAAGATGCCAAATTTTTGCTAATATTTGGGTATAATCCAGCGGAGTCTCATCCAATTGTTGCCAGAAGAATTGTAAAAGCGAAACAAAATGGGGCAAAGATTGTTGTGGTTGATCCCCGGATAACCGAATCAGCCCGAATTGCCGATATGCACCTGCAGCTAAAAGGCGGATCCAACCTGGCGTTGGTACAAGCTATGGCAAATGTTATCATTGCCGAAGGTTTAGGGGATCGCAGATTTATTGAAGACCATACCTCAGGGTATGAAGAATATAAAAAACAAATTGAAAAATACACCCCAGAGTATGCGGAGCCAATTTGTCATATTCCAGCAGAAACGATTCGCCAGGCCGCCCGAGCTTATGCAAAAGCAGAATCGGCGGCGATTCTCTGGGGGATGGGTGTTACCCAATTTGGACAGGCGGTGGATGTAGTTAAGGGTCTTGCCAGTCTGGCTCTTTTAACCGGAAATTTTGGCGGTCCTAACATGGGGGTTGGTCCGGTTCGTGGCCAGAATAATGTTCAGGGTGGCTGTGATATGGGTGCTTTGCCAAACTGTTATCCCGGATATCAGAATGTTGTCGATGAAGAGGCCCGTAAAAAATTCGAAAAAGCCTATGGGGTTCCGTTATCAAACAAGATTGGAATTCCGTTGACCCAGGTACCATACTATGTACTGCATGAAAAAGACGAGAAGAAAAAAATCCGGGCATACTATATCTTCGGAGAAGATCCCGGTCAATCTGATCCAGATCTTCACGATATGAGAAAAGCATTAGATGAACTTGAATTTGTAGTGATGCAGGATATCTATATGAATAAGACCGGTCTCCACGCTGATGTTATCTTACCGGCTACTGCCTGGGGAGAACATGATGGGGTTTACACCTGTGCTGACCGGGGATTCCAACGCATCAGAAAAGCAGTTGAACCAAAAGGTGACGTAAAACCAGACTGGGAAATCATTTCCTTGGTGTCAACCGCCATGGGTTATCCGATGAGTTACAAAAACACCAAAGAGATTTGGGATGAAATGAGAAGCTTATCCTCATTATTCTCTGGCGTAACCTACGAAAAGATTGAAGCTTTGGGAAGTGTGTTATGGCCATGTACAGATGAATCCATGGATGATAAGGGGACGATGTATCTGCATAAAGATGGCGTATTTGCTCATCCGGATGGAAAAGGCAGGTTCTTTGCCACCGAGTGGCGTGCACCCGGCGAAGTTGAGAGTAAAGACTTTCCTTATTCATTGTCAACGGTTCGAGAAGTTGGACATTATTCGGTTCGGACGATGACTGGGAACTGCCGGACCCTTACCAGTCTGGAAGATGAACCCGGCTGGATTCAGATGAGTCCTGTCGATTGTGAAAAACTGAAAGTTAAAGAAGGCGAGCTGATTCGGGTAACCTCAAAACGGGGAACTACCATCACCCGTGTTAAGCCAACGGAACGGGTCAAAGAAGGTGCTACCTACATGACCTATCAATGGTGGGTCGGTGCCTGTAATGAATTAACTGTGCCGTATCTTGATCCGGTCAGCAATACGCCTGAATCCAAGTATTGTGCCATCAATCTTGAAAAAATAGAAGATCAGTCCTGGGCCGAAACGTTTATCAGAGAGTCGTATGAAGGCATCCGAACAAATATGGGTATCGATACTGCTAATGAGGAGGGAAGACTATGA
- a CDS encoding 4Fe-4S dicluster domain-containing protein, producing the protein MNYFVKGNPDLCIGCRTCMIGCVVAHEGDKIFQMRPGEYVFNPKLDIVKTTTITVPVQCKHCENPSCMNACPVGAIEMLDNAIVVLTDKCIGCKTCMIACPYGAIDLVVASDGKKQLDNSVRMVANKCDLCVDREDGPACIKVCPTASLKLVTEEDVETSVSNKRTAAAISLAHVKG; encoded by the coding sequence ATGAATTATTTTGTAAAAGGCAATCCTGATTTATGCATTGGCTGCAGAACCTGTATGATTGGGTGTGTTGTCGCCCATGAAGGTGACAAAATATTCCAAATGCGACCCGGCGAATATGTCTTTAATCCCAAATTGGACATTGTAAAAACAACTACTATTACGGTTCCGGTACAGTGTAAACATTGTGAAAACCCATCCTGTATGAATGCCTGTCCGGTTGGGGCCATTGAAATGCTTGACAATGCCATCGTGGTATTGACGGATAAATGCATAGGCTGTAAAACCTGTATGATCGCCTGTCCTTACGGCGCGATTGATCTGGTGGTCGCCAGTGACGGAAAAAAACAATTGGATAACAGTGTTCGGATGGTAGCTAATAAATGTGACCTTTGCGTCGATAGAGAAGACGGACCGGCCTGTATAAAAGTTTGTCCGACTGCCTCATTAAAACTTGTTACTGAGGAAGATGTGGAAACGTCGGTTTCAAACAAACGAACAGCCGCGGCAATTTCGCTGGCTCATGTGAAAGGATAG
- the fdhF gene encoding formate dehydrogenase subunit alpha: MGKQILTTCPYCGAGCQLYLNVNDGKIVSATPAPGRTNEETLCLKGHYGWDYLNDPQILTKRLTKPLIRKNGVLEEVEWDEAISYTAGRLSEIKAKYGPDSIMGTGSARGPGNEANYVMQKFMRAAIGTNNVDHCARVUHAPSVAGLQYTLGSGAMSMGVPEIEDAKLLFIFGYNGADSHPIVARRIVKAKQKGAKIIVTDPRITESARIADMHLQLKGGSNMALVNAIGNVIIAEGLADKKFIEDHTSGYEEYKAIVEKYTPEYAEKICHVPADQIREAARAYAKAETSMILYGMGVCQFAQAVDVVKGLSSLALLTGNFGGPNMGIGPVRGQNNVQGACDMGALPNCYSGYQSVTDDAVREKFEKAWGVKLSNKVGIPLTHVPHKVLEEKDEAKKIHAYYIFGEDPAQSDPDLAEIRETLEKVDFVVVQDIFMNKTALFADVILPSTAWGEHDGVYSCCDRGFQRIRKAVEPQGDVKTDWEIISLVSTAMGYPMSYRDTKEIWDEMRSLTPSFFGATYEKMEALGSIQWPCRDESMEDKGTPYLHKGGKFAHPDGRAKFFSAEWRPPCEVESAEYPYSLSTVREVGHYSVRTMTGNCRALANLEDEPGWIQMSPEDCQKLNVKEGELIRVYSKRGSLLTRVLPTERVKAGATYMTYQWWIGACNELTTPYLDPISNTPEMKYCAINLEKVDDQVWAEKFIKDSYDSIRKDMGIDTANKGV, translated from the coding sequence ATGGGAAAACAGATACTAACTACTTGCCCTTATTGTGGTGCAGGTTGTCAATTATACCTTAATGTAAACGATGGTAAAATTGTCAGCGCAACCCCGGCACCAGGTAGAACGAATGAAGAAACCCTATGCCTTAAAGGTCATTATGGCTGGGATTATTTAAATGATCCACAAATTTTGACAAAACGGCTCACCAAACCATTGATTAGAAAAAATGGTGTATTGGAAGAGGTGGAGTGGGATGAAGCGATCAGCTACACCGCTGGCCGGCTATCAGAAATTAAGGCCAAATATGGTCCGGATTCAATAATGGGAACAGGCTCTGCCCGTGGTCCCGGAAACGAAGCAAATTATGTCATGCAGAAATTTATGCGTGCCGCCATCGGTACGAATAATGTGGATCACTGCGCCCGGGTTTGACATGCCCCATCTGTAGCGGGTCTACAGTACACATTAGGAAGCGGCGCCATGTCAATGGGCGTACCAGAAATCGAAGATGCGAAGTTATTATTTATATTTGGTTATAACGGCGCGGATTCACATCCAATCGTAGCCAGAAGAATTGTAAAAGCTAAACAAAAAGGTGCGAAAATTATCGTAACCGATCCTCGTATCACCGAATCAGCGCGAATTGCCGATATGCATCTCCAATTGAAAGGCGGATCCAACATGGCATTGGTAAATGCTATTGGAAACGTTATTATCGCCGAAGGTTTAGCAGATAAGAAGTTTATTGAAGATCATACTTCAGGGTATGAAGAATATAAAGCAATCGTAGAAAAATACACACCGGAATATGCTGAAAAAATTTGTCATGTACCAGCCGATCAGATTCGTGAAGCAGCCAGAGCTTATGCCAAAGCGGAAACATCGATGATCCTTTATGGAATGGGTGTTTGCCAATTTGCCCAGGCGGTTGATGTGGTCAAAGGACTTTCCAGTCTGGCCCTTTTAACCGGAAACTTTGGCGGACCAAACATGGGGATTGGCCCGGTTCGTGGCCAGAACAATGTCCAAGGAGCCTGTGATATGGGCGCTTTGCCAAACTGTTACTCAGGATATCAATCGGTTACCGATGATGCAGTCCGGGAAAAATTTGAAAAAGCCTGGGGCGTAAAATTGTCGAACAAGGTTGGGATTCCTCTGACACATGTTCCGCACAAGGTTCTCGAAGAAAAAGATGAAGCAAAGAAAATTCATGCTTATTATATATTCGGAGAAGATCCAGCCCAATCGGACCCCGACCTGGCTGAAATCAGAGAAACACTTGAAAAAGTTGATTTCGTTGTAGTTCAAGATATTTTCATGAATAAAACCGCCCTCTTTGCGGATGTTATTTTACCATCCACTGCCTGGGGTGAACATGATGGTGTTTATTCCTGTTGTGATCGTGGATTCCAGAGAATCCGAAAAGCAGTTGAACCGCAAGGTGATGTAAAAACCGACTGGGAAATCATCTCATTAGTATCAACAGCAATGGGTTATCCAATGAGCTATAGAGATACCAAAGAAATATGGGATGAAATGAGAAGCTTAACGCCAAGTTTCTTTGGTGCAACCTATGAAAAAATGGAAGCATTGGGAAGTATCCAATGGCCTTGCCGGGATGAGTCAATGGAAGACAAGGGCACACCATACCTTCATAAAGGCGGAAAATTCGCTCATCCGGATGGAAGAGCCAAGTTCTTCTCGGCTGAATGGCGACCACCATGTGAAGTTGAAAGTGCCGAGTATCCTTATTCATTGTCAACAGTTCGCGAAGTTGGCCATTATTCCGTACGGACAATGACCGGAAACTGTCGTGCTTTAGCCAATCTTGAAGATGAGCCTGGCTGGATTCAAATGAGTCCGGAGGATTGTCAAAAGCTCAATGTTAAAGAGGGCGAATTAATCCGGGTATACTCTAAACGGGGAAGTCTTCTGACCCGGGTTTTACCAACTGAACGAGTCAAAGCAGGTGCTACCTACATGACATATCAATGGTGGATCGGGGCTTGTAATGAGCTGACGACGCCATATCTGGATCCCATCAGTAACACCCCTGAAATGAAGTACTGTGCCATTAATCTTGAAAAGGTAGACGATCAGGTTTGGGCCGAAAAGTTTATCAAAGACTCGTATGATAGCATTCGAAAAGATATGGGCATCGATACTGCCAACAAAGGAGTGTAG
- a CDS encoding 4Fe-4S dicluster domain-containing protein translates to MNYFVKGNPDLCIGCRTCMIGCVVAHEGDKIFQMRPGEYVFNPKLDIVKTATITVPVQCKHCENPSCMNACPVGAIEMIDNAVVVLPDKCIGCKTCMIACPYGAIDLVVASDGKKQLDNSERMVANKCDLCVGREDGPACIKVCPTASLKLVTEEDVETSVSNKRTAAAISLSQVKGS, encoded by the coding sequence ATGAATTATTTTGTAAAAGGTAATCCTGATTTATGCATTGGCTGTAGAACCTGTATGATCGGGTGTGTTGTTGCCCATGAAGGTGACAAAATATTCCAAATGAGACCCGGCGAATATGTCTTTAACCCCAAACTGGATATAGTCAAAACAGCGACGATTACGGTTCCGGTACAATGCAAGCATTGCGAAAACCCCTCCTGTATGAATGCCTGCCCAGTAGGGGCCATTGAAATGATTGACAATGCGGTGGTGGTATTACCGGATAAATGCATTGGCTGTAAAACCTGTATGATCGCCTGTCCTTACGGGGCGATTGATCTAGTGGTCGCCAGTGACGGAAAAAAACAATTGGATAACAGTGAGCGGATGGTTGCCAATAAGTGCGATCTTTGTGTTGGTAGAGAAGATGGACCGGCCTGCATAAAAGTCTGTCCGACCGCCTCATTAAAACTTGTTACTGAGGAAGATGTGGAAACTTCTGTTTCAAACAAACGAACAGCAGCAGCGATTTCGCTGTCTCAAGTAAAAGGCTCATAG
- the fdhD gene encoding formate dehydrogenase accessory sulfurtransferase FdhD, with product MNTFLKLAVVKVKGEQSDIVDESIITEYPLKLYVNDKEFNTFYCTPKDLKELAVGYLMSCGVLGGKQDVLSIEIIEKKNSAKIRIAEQMTRPQKEPLENPMAIKIQTIYQIMGKNVKPTELFMETGGFHSVAIYDGDQEVITIMDVARHNAVDKVIGYCIMNDIDCRDKILVVSGRISSDMISKAEKGSIPVVLSKSAPTSLSISRADEAGITLVGFVRGEQMNVYTHPNRIDLGEETFRAIVKKKRTNYLRNSFLYLRS from the coding sequence TTGAATACCTTTTTAAAGCTGGCTGTGGTAAAAGTCAAAGGTGAGCAATCAGATATTGTCGATGAATCGATTATAACCGAATATCCATTGAAGCTGTATGTAAATGACAAAGAGTTTAATACGTTTTACTGCACACCGAAAGATTTAAAAGAGCTGGCAGTGGGATACCTTATGAGCTGTGGCGTTTTAGGCGGAAAGCAAGATGTTTTGAGTATCGAAATCATTGAAAAAAAGAATAGCGCAAAAATACGGATCGCTGAACAGATGACCCGTCCTCAAAAGGAACCATTAGAAAATCCGATGGCTATAAAAATTCAAACCATCTATCAAATAATGGGGAAAAACGTTAAGCCAACCGAACTTTTTATGGAAACGGGTGGATTTCACAGCGTTGCCATCTATGATGGCGATCAGGAAGTCATTACCATTATGGATGTCGCCCGTCATAACGCAGTAGATAAGGTAATCGGATACTGTATTATGAATGATATCGATTGCAGAGATAAAATCCTGGTAGTAAGCGGAAGAATTTCCTCAGACATGATTTCAAAGGCCGAGAAGGGCAGCATCCCGGTGGTGTTATCAAAGTCAGCACCAACGAGCTTAAGCATTTCACGAGCTGATGAGGCCGGCATTACCTTAGTTGGATTTGTCAGGGGTGAACAGATGAATGTTTACACCCATCCAAATCGAATTGATCTGGGGGAGGAAACATTCCGGGCCATTGTAAAAAAAAAAAGAACAAATTATTTGAGAAATTCTTTTCTATATTTAAGATCTTAA
- a CDS encoding 4Fe-4S dicluster domain-containing protein: MNKNLSSFVVASNDQCTGCKACEIACFTVHNQKDNKVAHTVGTVEIPVTPRLFLIKLEDNCLPIQCKQCEDAPCLNSCSAKAITKADGTVIVNETLCIGCKNCMMACPFGAIEMLPIAKNGKAVDQIGTDEVRKSAFKCDLCADVDGGPACVKACPHDVLKEMDLEQDRKDKSIKAAIALTLTGNL; this comes from the coding sequence ATGAATAAAAATTTAAGTTCATTTGTTGTCGCTAGTAATGATCAGTGTACCGGATGTAAAGCTTGTGAAATCGCATGCTTTACCGTACATAATCAAAAGGATAACAAAGTTGCACACACGGTAGGAACCGTAGAGATCCCTGTTACACCCAGACTGTTTTTGATTAAACTTGAAGATAATTGTCTGCCAATTCAATGTAAGCAATGTGAAGATGCACCTTGTCTGAATTCTTGTTCGGCCAAAGCCATCACCAAGGCTGACGGTACCGTGATTGTTAATGAAACACTTTGTATCGGATGTAAAAATTGCATGATGGCATGTCCATTCGGTGCAATTGAAATGTTACCAATTGCAAAAAATGGCAAAGCGGTTGATCAAATTGGTACTGATGAAGTACGGAAATCGGCATTCAAATGTGATCTTTGCGCAGACGTTGACGGCGGACCTGCTTGTGTGAAAGCATGTCCACATGATGTTCTGAAAGAAATGGATCTTGAACAAGATCGTAAAGATAAAAGTATTAAAGCAGCTATTGCGCTTACCTTAACAGGAAATCTATAA
- a CDS encoding [Fe-Fe] hydrogenase large subunit C-terminal domain-containing protein — protein sequence MIINIDKEICTGCRECAEVCPVSAIEGEQGKAQEINYDKCVMCGQCVQKCKSYVSIVDHGPKAYDQKRAERNLPNTVKEPLFAAYNNCNLDKVKAALADPNVITMVQCAPAVRVGIAEDFGGELGTVAAKKMAAALHKIGFDRVYDTNFTADLTIMEEGTELIKRVTEGSGKLPMFTSCCPAWVSFLERNYPEMQDHLSTCKSPQQMGAIFKTYGAKLDNYDPAKIFTVSVMPCTCKEFECNREEMNSSGYKDIDVAITTRELAYLIKDMGIDFNALADEDFDQPMGLYTGAGTIFGVTGGVMEAAIRTGYELITGNPIPAVDVSAVRGSDVFRTATLKVGDLDLKVGIVTGLANVIPVMEDLKAGKLDLHFIEVMTCPVGCVSGGGQPKLLLDSEKEAAYQARTHGTYEHDAELPIRKSHENPAIAKIYEDYLLTPNGKESHHMLHTHYCTGENNFKK from the coding sequence ATGATAATTAATATAGACAAAGAAATATGTACCGGTTGTAGAGAATGTGCAGAAGTATGTCCAGTGTCTGCAATCGAGGGCGAACAAGGCAAGGCCCAGGAAATCAATTATGATAAATGTGTAATGTGCGGTCAATGTGTACAGAAATGCAAATCCTATGTTTCCATTGTTGATCATGGCCCAAAAGCATATGATCAAAAAAGAGCGGAACGGAATCTTCCAAATACTGTTAAAGAACCACTTTTCGCAGCATACAACAACTGTAATTTGGATAAGGTTAAGGCAGCACTGGCCGACCCCAATGTCATCACCATGGTTCAATGTGCCCCGGCTGTGCGGGTTGGTATCGCCGAAGACTTTGGCGGCGAGCTGGGAACCGTGGCAGCCAAGAAAATGGCTGCAGCGCTTCATAAAATCGGCTTTGACCGTGTCTATGACACCAATTTCACCGCCGATCTGACCATTATGGAAGAAGGAACGGAGCTGATCAAACGGGTTACCGAAGGTTCTGGAAAATTGCCGATGTTCACATCATGCTGTCCGGCTTGGGTTTCCTTCCTTGAAAGAAATTATCCTGAAATGCAAGACCATCTATCGACCTGTAAATCGCCACAGCAAATGGGCGCGATTTTTAAAACATATGGTGCGAAGCTTGATAATTATGATCCAGCGAAAATATTCACTGTATCAGTCATGCCTTGTACCTGTAAAGAATTTGAATGCAACCGTGAAGAAATGAACAGCAGTGGATATAAAGATATTGACGTCGCCATTACAACCAGAGAGCTCGCATATCTGATTAAAGATATGGGCATCGACTTTAATGCTTTGGCAGATGAAGACTTTGATCAGCCAATGGGTCTGTACACCGGTGCCGGAACGATCTTCGGTGTTACCGGTGGGGTTATGGAAGCGGCAATCAGAACCGGTTACGAACTGATTACCGGCAATCCCATTCCCGCCGTAGATGTCAGCGCTGTTCGTGGCAGCGACGTCTTCCGGACCGCAACCTTAAAAGTTGGGGACCTAGATCTAAAGGTCGGGATTGTAACTGGTCTTGCAAATGTTATTCCTGTGATGGAAGATCTCAAAGCCGGCAAACTTGACCTGCATTTTATTGAAGTCATGACCTGTCCAGTCGGCTGTGTCAGTGGTGGGGGACAACCGAAACTGCTTCTCGACAGCGAAAAAGAAGCCGCTTACCAGGCCAGAACACACGGAACTTATGAACATGATGCCGAGCTGCCAATTCGAAAATCACATGAGAATCCAGCAATCGCAAAAATTTATGAAGATTATTTACTGACTCCAAACGGTAAAGAATCCCATCATATGCTGCATACTCATTATTGCACGGGTGAAAATAACTTTAAAAAATAG
- a CDS encoding double-cubane-cluster-containing anaerobic reductase, whose amino-acid sequence MKLQTELPAIFEEFAEARRNGFLAAKEIKDKNIPLIGVFCTYFPQEMALAMGAATVSLCASSDETIAEAEKDLPRNLCPLIKSSYGFGKTDKCPYFYFSDLVVGETTCDGKKKMYEYLREFKPVHVMELPSSQSAEGLKLWKSEIIKLKDVLEQQFGVTITEEDIKKAIIVKNQERKAMKNFYELSKLDPVPMLGQDLFKVLIGTTFEFNRKSIPEKLEALREKVLAEYEQEKKYPKKPRILVTGCPIGGATEKVIKAIEDNGAVVVAFENCSGAKAIEDMVDETNPDVYAALAEKYLAIGCSCMTPNPNRITSLNRMIDEYHVDGVVDVILTACHTYNVETLSIKRFVNDKKEKAYMSVETDFSPSDIGQLNTRMAAFIEML is encoded by the coding sequence ATGAAATTACAAACAGAATTACCGGCTATTTTTGAAGAATTCGCCGAAGCGCGACGGAATGGATTTTTAGCTGCCAAGGAAATTAAAGACAAGAATATTCCCTTGATTGGAGTGTTCTGCACCTATTTTCCCCAGGAAATGGCCCTGGCCATGGGCGCGGCGACGGTCAGCCTGTGCGCATCATCGGATGAAACCATTGCCGAAGCTGAAAAAGACCTGCCTCGCAACCTCTGTCCCCTGATTAAATCCAGTTACGGATTTGGGAAGACCGATAAATGCCCGTATTTTTACTTTTCAGATTTAGTCGTTGGGGAAACTACCTGCGACGGCAAGAAAAAAATGTATGAGTATCTCCGGGAGTTTAAACCGGTTCATGTGATGGAACTGCCTAGTTCTCAAAGTGCCGAAGGATTAAAACTGTGGAAAAGCGAAATCATCAAATTGAAAGACGTTCTGGAACAGCAGTTTGGAGTAACGATTACTGAGGAAGATATTAAAAAAGCGATTATTGTAAAAAATCAGGAACGAAAAGCGATGAAAAATTTTTACGAGTTATCAAAACTGGATCCGGTTCCGATGCTGGGACAGGATTTATTTAAGGTATTGATTGGCACAACCTTTGAATTTAATCGCAAGAGTATTCCGGAAAAACTGGAAGCCCTGAGAGAAAAGGTTCTAGCAGAATATGAGCAGGAAAAAAAATACCCCAAGAAACCAAGAATCCTGGTTACCGGTTGCCCGATCGGCGGTGCCACAGAAAAAGTCATTAAAGCGATTGAAGATAATGGCGCTGTGGTCGTTGCTTTTGAAAACTGCAGCGGTGCAAAAGCGATCGAAGACATGGTAGATGAAACGAATCCCGACGTTTATGCTGCTCTGGCTGAAAAATATTTAGCCATTGGTTGTTCCTGTATGACACCCAATCCCAACCGCATTACAAGCCTTAATCGGATGATTGACGAATACCATGTTGATGGCGTTGTGGATGTTATCTTAACCGCCTGTCACACCTATAATGTGGAAACCTTAAGTATTAAACGATTTGTAAACGATAAAAAAGAAAAAGCGTATATGAGTGTGGAAACCGATTTCTCACCATCAGATATTGGACAACTGAACACCAGAATGGCCGCTTTCATCGAAATGTTATAA
- a CDS encoding acyl-CoA dehydratase activase produces MVTLGIDSGSKTTKAVLYNGDKIVKMMLIPTSANPKKSLYTLYDELHNHDVHHTIVTGYGRALLPEADQQITEITCHAKGSVFLNTDIQGIIDIGGQDSKVILLNKQNRVTDFLMNDKCAAGTGRFIENIMRILEIDIGSLDAFVQSHQPVNISSMCTVFAESEVISLLAKDVSPGDIALGVIHSIAQRTAHFASRLPLGETVFFSGGLANSKAITTILEGYLAKPVKTHDLGQYAGAIGAAVIGWEKS; encoded by the coding sequence ATGGTCACACTGGGAATCGATTCAGGTTCAAAAACGACGAAAGCGGTTTTGTATAATGGGGACAAAATTGTCAAAATGATGCTTATCCCGACCTCAGCCAACCCTAAAAAAAGTCTGTATACACTCTATGATGAGCTTCATAATCATGATGTTCATCATACCATCGTGACTGGCTATGGACGAGCCTTATTACCGGAAGCCGATCAGCAGATAACTGAAATTACCTGTCATGCCAAGGGCAGTGTTTTTCTAAATACCGACATTCAGGGGATCATTGATATTGGCGGTCAGGACAGCAAGGTAATTTTACTAAATAAGCAGAATCGGGTTACTGACTTTCTGATGAATGATAAGTGCGCAGCCGGAACGGGACGCTTTATCGAAAATATCATGCGGATTTTAGAAATCGATATCGGGTCTCTGGACGCGTTCGTTCAGTCGCATCAACCGGTCAATATATCCAGCATGTGCACCGTGTTTGCTGAAAGTGAAGTCATCAGTCTACTGGCAAAGGATGTTTCCCCAGGAGATATCGCATTAGGCGTGATCCATTCGATTGCCCAGCGCACCGCTCATTTTGCCAGTCGTCTGCCGCTGGGCGAAACTGTTTTTTTTAGCGGCGGATTAGCTAATTCAAAAGCGATTACGACAATCCTGGAAGGTTACCTGGCAAAGCCGGTTAAAACCCATGATTTAGGTCAATATGCGGGAGCCATTGGAGCGGCGGTGATCGGATGGGAGAAATCATGA